A region from the Halobellus litoreus genome encodes:
- a CDS encoding pirin family protein: MTENESDATGSVRQGQRVRHGTGVHSNRAFPTNAYPSNLDPFVLFERFYIDPDQGFPMHPHRGFEIVSYMLDGGMEHEDSLGVTNTAEAGEAMRITAGNGIRHSEFPAGGTACTGLQLWVNLPREDKEIEPDYEDAMATELPTETVDGATVTTIVGEGSPITLRTPMAYLDVEVADADTWTWTRPDEWSGFLYGVSGSGTVAVGRESDAATLDAAEPFGEGDVLPVTDDEPVELRGDGGGDCRVVAVAGEPHGEPIRQRGPFVL, translated from the coding sequence ATGACAGAGAACGAGTCAGACGCAACCGGAAGCGTGCGCCAGGGCCAGCGCGTCCGACACGGGACGGGCGTGCACTCGAACCGCGCGTTCCCGACGAACGCGTATCCCTCGAACCTCGATCCGTTCGTCCTGTTCGAGCGGTTCTACATCGATCCCGACCAGGGGTTCCCGATGCATCCGCACCGCGGCTTCGAGATCGTCTCGTATATGCTCGACGGCGGGATGGAACACGAGGACTCCCTCGGGGTTACGAACACCGCCGAGGCGGGCGAGGCGATGCGGATCACCGCCGGAAACGGGATCCGACACTCGGAGTTCCCGGCGGGCGGAACGGCCTGTACCGGACTCCAACTCTGGGTGAACCTCCCCCGAGAGGACAAAGAAATCGAACCGGACTACGAGGACGCGATGGCCACGGAACTGCCCACCGAAACGGTCGACGGCGCGACCGTGACCACCATCGTCGGCGAGGGGTCGCCGATCACGCTTCGGACCCCGATGGCGTATCTGGACGTCGAGGTCGCGGACGCGGACACCTGGACGTGGACGCGGCCCGACGAGTGGTCGGGATTTCTCTACGGCGTCTCCGGCTCGGGCACGGTCGCGGTCGGTCGCGAGAGCGACGCCGCCACGCTCGACGCGGCGGAACCGTTCGGCGAGGGCGACGTGCTCCCCGTCACCGACGACGAGCCGGTCGAACTCCGCGGCGACGGCGGCGGGGACTGCCGAGTCGTCGCGGTCGCGGGGGAACCGCACGGCGAACCGATCCGCCAGCGCGGCCCGTTCGTGCTGTAG
- a CDS encoding NAD(P)/FAD-dependent oxidoreductase, with product MVKRMYERWLRGDMVDVAVVGGGPAGLSAALYAAKNDLETVLFDTDESWMHKAHLFNYPAVRSISGDEFLAVARGQTRDRGATLVEEAVTDVAEADDGFVVSTAEDDYEASYVVLATGGDRSLADDLGCEFTDEDVVDVTLDMETSVENVYATGAMGRPEKWQAVIAAGDGAAAVLDVLSKEKGEYYHDFDMPSDVPEL from the coding sequence ATGGTAAAGCGTATGTACGAGCGGTGGCTTCGCGGAGATATGGTAGACGTAGCCGTCGTCGGCGGTGGACCCGCCGGCCTGAGCGCCGCACTGTACGCCGCGAAGAACGACCTCGAAACCGTCCTCTTCGACACCGACGAGTCGTGGATGCACAAGGCCCACCTGTTCAACTACCCCGCGGTCCGGAGCATCAGCGGCGACGAGTTCCTCGCGGTCGCGCGCGGTCAGACCCGCGACCGCGGGGCGACCCTCGTCGAGGAGGCGGTGACGGACGTCGCAGAGGCCGACGACGGGTTCGTCGTCTCGACGGCCGAAGACGACTACGAGGCGTCGTACGTCGTCCTCGCGACCGGCGGCGATCGGAGCCTCGCGGACGATCTCGGCTGCGAGTTCACCGACGAGGACGTCGTCGACGTGACCCTCGATATGGAGACGTCGGTCGAGAACGTCTACGCGACCGGTGCGATGGGGCGGCCCGAGAAGTGGCAGGCCGTCATCGCCGCCGGCGACGGCGCGGCCGCCGTCCTGGACGTTCTGTCGAAGGAGAAAGGCGAGTACTACCACGACTTCGATATGCCGTCGGACGTCCCCGAACTGTAA